Proteins encoded together in one Triticum dicoccoides isolate Atlit2015 ecotype Zavitan chromosome 7B, WEW_v2.0, whole genome shotgun sequence window:
- the LOC119338613 gene encoding lysine-specific histone demethylase 1 homolog 2-like, producing MSLPSPPPPSGRPRRAASARPGSYDESLVDTELQAYLGNSPSRRIRRLRRLSPEERQRETETEALIALSLGFPIDALLPSEEAILADADAAAPNDYIVVRNHILASWRADPRVPLPRARVLETVASSYDHLVAAAHGFLTREGHVNFGVSAAFPASSPADALQAPAASVLVIGAGLAGLAAARQLLRFGLRVLVLEGRARPGGRVYTSRLGGGQAAVELGGSVITGIHANPLGVLARQLGIPLHKVRDRCPLYHTDGRTVGTRLDRSIDLVFNTLLDHATRLREALKEAAERISLGEGIERLRRLYNVAKSEEEREVLDWHLANLEFSNAGCLSELSLAHWDQDDQFEMGGDHCFLAGGNSRLVHALCDGVPVLYEKTVKRIEHGVDGVSITVEGGQVFQADMALCTVPLGVLKSGSIVFDPELPENKLGAIQRLGFGLLNKVAMVFPSVFWDEEIDTFGCLNKESSKRGEFFLFYSYHTVSGGAVLVALVAGEAALEFEKVDPVVTLHRVLGILRGIYGPKGVTVPDPIQSACTRWGSDPLCCGSYSHIRVGSSGTDYDILAESVSEDRLFFAGEATNRAYPATMHGALLSGLREASRILRASQSRVDSDHKKYALQKSLRPPDGILEDLFTEPDLEFSRFSFVFSSMTPDDPQSMGLLRITLENPHLEGDQKDQEPAAEKEAHQKAFHLYAAISREQANQLQLAGDDDRGRLELLCKDLSVKLMGYDSTCDTGNSLILSIQSAQKARKRLQRPKDFKF from the exons AtgtcgctgccgtcgccgccgccgccgtcgggccGCCCGCGCCGTGCGGCGTCGGCGCGTCCGGGGTCGTACGACGAGTCGCTGGTCGACACCGAGCTGCAGGCCTACCTTGGGAACTCCCCGTCGCGGCGCATCCGGCGCCTGCGCCGCCTCTCCCCGGAGGAGCGCCAGcgcgagacggagacagaggcgctCATTGCGCTCTCCCTGGGCTTCCCCATCGACGCCCTCCTCCCCTCCGAGGAGGCCATCCTCGCGGACGCCGATGCCGCCGCCCCCAACGACTACATCGTCGTCCGCAACCACATCCTCGCCTCCTGGCGCGCCGACCCGCGGGTGCCGCTCCCCCGCGCGCGCGTGCTCGAGACCGTTGCCTCGAGCTACGACCACCTAGTCGCCGCCGCGCACGGCTTCCTCACCCGCGAGGGCCACGTCAACTTCGGCGTCTCCGCCGCCTTCCCCGCATCCTCTCCCGCCGACGCGCTCCAGGCCCCAGCCGCTTCCGTCCTCGTCATCGGTGCTGGCCTCGCCGGGCTCGCTGCCGCGCGGCAGCTTCTCCGCTTCGgcctccgcgtgctcgtcctggaGGGCCGCGCCCGCCCTGGTGGCCGCGTTTACACCTCCCGCCTAGGCGGGGGCCAGGCCGCCGTCGAGCTCGGTGGGAGCGTCATCACTGGCATCCACGCCAACCCGCTAGGCGTGCTCGCCCGCCAGCTCGGGATTCCTCTCCACAAGGTGCGTGACCGCTGCCCACTGTACCACACTGACGGCCGGACTGTGGGCACCAGGCTAGATAGAAGTATCGATTTGGTGTTCAATACGCTTCTtgaccacgccaccaggctgcgggAGGCTCTCAAGGAAGCCGCAGAGAGGATCTCGCTGGGGGAAGGGATCGAAAGGCTGAGAAGGTTGTACAATGTGGCCAAAAGCGAGGAAGAGAGGGAGGTTCTGGACTGGCATCTGGCAAACCTTGAGTTCTCCAATGCTGGTTGCTTATCGGAGCTCTCTCTGGCGCACTGGGACCAGGACGACCAGTTTGAGATGGGTGGTGACCATTGCTTCTTGGCTGGAGGGAATTCGAGGCTGGTACACGCCTTATGTGATGGTGTACCAGTGTTGTATGAGAAGACGGTGAAGCGGATTGAGCATGGAGTAGATGGCGTGAGCATCACAGTGGAAGGAGGGCAGGTTTTTCAGGCGGACATGGCGCTCTGCACTGTTCCGCTTGGAGTGCTCAAGAGTGGGAGCATTGTGTTTGACCCAGAGTTGCCTGAAAACAAGCTTGGGGCGATTCAGAGGTTGGGGTTTGGTTTGTTGAACAAAGTGGCTATGGTGTTCCCATCTGTATTTTGGGATGAGGAAATTGACACATTTGGGTGTTTGAATAAGGAGTCCAGCAAGCGTGGGGAATTCTTTCTCTTCTACAGCTACCATACCGTCTCTGGCGGTGCAGTACTTGTTGCACTTGTGGCGGGAGAGGCTGCTTTGGAGTTTGAAAAGGTTGATCCTGTTGTTACACTTCATCGAGTACTTGGTATTCTTCGAG GTATCTATGGCCCAAAAGGCGTTACTGTGCCTGACCCCATTCAATCTGCTTGTACAAGATGGGGTAGTGATCCTCTCTGTTGCGGTTCATACTCTCACATCAGAGTTGGGTCTTCTGGAACGGACTATGACATTCTTGCTGAGAGTGTCAGTGAAGACCGGCTCTTCTTTGCTGGAGAAGCAACCAACCGTGCATACCCTGCAACGATGCATGGTGCCTTATTGAGCGGACTAAGAGAAGCTTCCAGAATTCTCCGGGCTTCACAAAGCAGAGTGGATTCCGATCATAAAAAGTATGCTCTGCAGAAAAGCCTTAGACCTCCTGATGGCATCCTTGAAGATCTTTTCACGGAGCCAGATCTTGAATTCAGCAGATTCTCATTCGTGTTCTCCTCCATGACACCCGACGATCCACAGTCTATGGGCTTGCTCAGGATTACACTTGAGAATCCCCATTTGGAAGGGGACCAAAAGGATCAGGAGCCTGCAGCCGAGAAGGAGGCTCACCAGAAAGCTTTCCACTTATATGCCGCCATCTCTCGAGAGCAGGccaatcagctgcaactggcaggcGACGACGATCGAGGTAGGTTAGAGTTGCTATGCAAGGATCTTAGTGTAAAGCTGATGGGGTACGACAGTACATGTGATACAGGCAACTCTCTGATTTTAAGCATCCAAAGCGCTCAGAAAGCCAGGAAGAGGCTGCAGCGCCCGAAGGACTTCAAATTCTGA